A window of Streptomyces sp. SAI-127 contains these coding sequences:
- a CDS encoding transglycosylase family protein: MAVRGRHRRYQPNRINRASLTVTAGGVGIAVPLIGTGTAHAADVDTWNKVAACESSNNWSINTGNGYYGGLQFTQSTWEAYGGTRYAARADLATRDQQIAVAEKVLDGQGPGAWPACSVRAGLIRDGSAPDVDPLTTRTASVPDVQPQTTPQSRAGSAEMYTVVRGDSLSRIADAQKVRGGWRGLYAANRSTIGADPDLILPGQRLKVRATAGTTTTTDRTSTRKTSSDTAEKTEKASDTGLVAPVNASLGTPYRKAGSAWSKGYHTGVDFAVPTGTSVKAVAAGKVVTSGWGGSFGYQVVIRHADGRYTQYAHLSAISVKSGQSVGGGQRIGRSGSTGNSSGPHLHFEVRTGPGFGSDIDPVAYLRAGGIRI, from the coding sequence ATGGCCGTACGCGGCCGGCACCGCCGGTATCAGCCGAACAGGATCAACCGCGCCTCGCTCACGGTCACCGCCGGTGGCGTCGGCATCGCGGTCCCGCTCATCGGCACCGGCACCGCCCATGCGGCCGACGTGGACACCTGGAACAAGGTCGCCGCGTGCGAGTCCAGCAACAACTGGAGCATCAACACCGGCAACGGCTACTACGGCGGGCTCCAGTTCACCCAGTCCACCTGGGAGGCCTACGGCGGCACCCGGTACGCGGCACGGGCGGATCTGGCCACCAGGGACCAGCAGATCGCCGTGGCGGAGAAGGTGCTGGACGGACAGGGACCGGGCGCCTGGCCGGCCTGCTCGGTGCGGGCCGGGCTCATCCGCGACGGCTCCGCTCCGGACGTCGATCCCCTCACGACGAGGACGGCCTCCGTACCGGACGTACAGCCGCAGACCACCCCGCAGTCGCGGGCCGGGTCCGCCGAGATGTACACCGTGGTCCGCGGCGACTCGCTCTCCCGGATCGCCGACGCCCAGAAGGTCAGGGGCGGCTGGCGGGGGCTGTACGCCGCCAACCGGAGCACCATCGGTGCCGACCCCGACCTGATCCTGCCCGGTCAGCGGCTCAAGGTGCGCGCCACCGCCGGAACGACCACCACCACCGACCGGACGTCGACGAGGAAGACCTCCTCCGACACCGCGGAGAAGACCGAGAAGGCCTCGGACACCGGCCTGGTCGCCCCCGTGAACGCCTCCCTCGGCACCCCCTACCGCAAGGCGGGCTCCGCCTGGTCGAAGGGCTACCACACGGGCGTCGACTTCGCGGTGCCCACCGGGACGTCCGTGAAGGCGGTCGCGGCCGGGAAGGTCGTCACCTCGGGGTGGGGAGGCTCCTTCGGCTACCAGGTGGTGATCCGGCACGCCGACGGCCGCTACACGCAGTACGCCCACCTGTCCGCGATCTCCGTGAAGTCCGGGCAGAGCGTGGGCGGCGGGCAGCGCATCGGCCGCTCGGGCTCCACCGGCAACAGCTCGGGCCCGCATCTGCACTTCGAGGTGCGGACGGGGCCCGGCTTCGGTTCCGACATCGACCCGGTGGCGTATCTCAGGGCCGGCGGCATCAGGATTTGA
- the glgC gene encoding glucose-1-phosphate adenylyltransferase: MRRGGPSVLGIVLAGGEGKRLMPLTTDRAKPAVTFGGTYRLVDFVLSNLVNGDILRICVLTQYKSHSLDRHITTTWRMSSLLGNYITPVPAQQRLGPRWYLGSADAILQSLNLLYDERPEYVAVFGADHVYRMDPRQMLAQHIESGAGVTVAGIRVPRSESPSFGVIAPGSDGLTVESFLEKPADPPGLADDPESVFASMGNYIFTTKALIEALQRDSEDEHSVHDMGGSILPQLTERGEAQLYDFSANHVPGETTRDRGYWRDVGTLDAYYDAHMDLIAERPAFNLYNRQWPIYTHSGQLSPARFNSGGIASESIISAGCLIRGQVTRSVLSPGVLVDPGAVVQGSVLHDNVKIGRGAVVRGAVLDKNVEVPPGATIGVNPERDAELYTVSKGGVIALGKGQLVS, translated from the coding sequence ATGCGTCGTGGCGGACCTTCGGTGCTCGGCATCGTACTCGCGGGCGGAGAAGGCAAACGCCTGATGCCCTTGACCACCGACCGCGCCAAACCGGCGGTCACCTTCGGAGGGACGTATCGTCTCGTCGACTTCGTCCTGTCCAACCTCGTCAACGGCGACATCCTGCGCATCTGCGTGCTCACGCAGTACAAGTCGCACTCGCTCGACCGGCACATCACGACCACCTGGCGGATGTCGAGCCTGCTCGGCAACTACATCACGCCGGTGCCGGCCCAGCAGCGCCTGGGACCGCGCTGGTATCTGGGCAGCGCGGACGCGATCCTGCAGTCCCTGAACCTGCTCTACGACGAGCGCCCCGAGTACGTCGCGGTCTTCGGCGCCGACCACGTGTACCGCATGGACCCGCGCCAGATGCTCGCGCAGCACATCGAGTCCGGCGCGGGCGTGACGGTGGCCGGGATCCGTGTCCCACGCTCCGAGTCCCCCTCGTTCGGGGTGATCGCCCCGGGCTCGGACGGCCTCACGGTGGAAAGCTTCCTGGAGAAGCCCGCCGACCCGCCGGGGCTGGCGGACGACCCGGAGAGCGTGTTCGCCTCGATGGGCAACTACATCTTCACCACCAAGGCCCTGATCGAGGCGCTCCAGCGGGACTCCGAGGACGAGCACTCCGTCCACGACATGGGCGGCTCGATCCTGCCGCAGCTCACCGAGCGCGGCGAGGCCCAGCTCTACGACTTCAGCGCCAACCACGTCCCCGGCGAGACCACCCGCGACCGCGGCTACTGGCGCGACGTGGGAACCCTGGACGCCTACTACGACGCCCACATGGACCTGATCGCCGAGCGCCCCGCCTTCAACCTCTACAACCGGCAGTGGCCCATCTACACCCACTCCGGCCAGCTCTCCCCGGCCCGCTTCAACTCCGGAGGCATCGCCAGCGAGTCCATCATCAGCGCGGGCTGCCTGATCCGGGGCCAGGTCACCCGGTCCGTGCTCTCGCCCGGTGTCCTGGTCGACCCGGGGGCCGTGGTCCAGGGCTCGGTGCTGCACGACAACGTCAAGATCGGGCGGGGCGCGGTGGTCCGCGGCGCCGTCCTCGACAAGAACGTCGAGGTCCCGCCGGGCGCGACGATCGGCGTGAACCCGGAGCGGGACGCGGAGCTGTACACCGTGTCCAAGGGCGGGGTGATCGCGCTCGGGAAGGGACAGCTGGTGTCCTGA
- a CDS encoding PA14 domain-containing protein — MHSRYITRLRARLALLFAALIGLAGLSAAPALADAPVEARGLKGEYYRQSAPGAFDFHELRATTFDPHLDFDNLEPRLAAATGRSDDVSVRWTGRLVPAASGPHTFSVIGDNGFRLWIGGQLLIDHWVDDWDREQTAQPVELTAGESYDIKVEYFEHYGGSNLHLRWVQPGGTKEAVPQSAFRLPEGYDYDGPLATTVLATGRTLKLDFAQPLAAPPAALTDHFQAVIGGAKWPLGTAKPDPEDPRVLLVTLAEPVVGNRTGTAPGTADLRYDGEGGLTSADGNVVSAFWSSGPNRSMYELRTKWADEVGPDNAHPEYPRPQLTRDDWRNLNGRWQFAAAEAGEQPPVGRNLAERILVPYPVESQLSGLERHEDRMWYRRTFTVPADWRIGSGKRLQLNFGAVDWRSEVYVNGSKVAEHTGGYDKFGADITHALKPGRTQELIVGVYDPTDAADGENPPLGKQRLDPSGIWYTPSSGIWQTVWMEPVAPDHVGSLELTPDVSADRLTVEAQGVRDGVPITATAYDGKRKVATARGRTGGPLTLTVENPRLWSPDDPFLYGLKVTVGADRVGSYFGMRSITVENVNGTPRTVLNGEPVFMMATLDQGFWPDGLHTAPTDEALAYDLKVHKKLGFNAVRKHIKVEPDRWFYWADRLGLMVWQDMPAMTAGVNPGPAARAEYELEMKQMIDEHISSPSVVMWVTFNEGWGQYDIGRIAEQAKAWDPTRLVNNQSGLNLGADGNAGDIMDEHGYPSPALPAHPDGRRALVSGEYGGLGLAVPGHAWSVQQSYVDVDPATYTDDYLARLDEVRALACRGGNGAVYTQITDVEGELNGLLTYDRKVLKPDAERVRAAHRALIRDASRAMPAGCAATDG, encoded by the coding sequence GTGCACAGCAGGTACATCACCCGTCTCAGAGCCCGGCTGGCGTTACTCTTCGCCGCCCTCATCGGTCTCGCCGGTCTGAGCGCGGCCCCCGCACTGGCCGACGCTCCCGTCGAAGCCCGTGGTCTCAAGGGCGAGTACTACAGGCAGTCCGCCCCCGGCGCCTTCGACTTCCACGAGCTCAGGGCGACCACCTTCGACCCGCACCTCGACTTCGACAACCTGGAGCCCCGGCTGGCCGCCGCGACCGGCCGCTCGGACGACGTCAGCGTCCGCTGGACCGGCAGGCTGGTGCCGGCGGCCTCCGGACCCCACACCTTCTCGGTCATCGGCGACAACGGCTTCCGCCTCTGGATCGGCGGACAGCTCCTCATCGACCACTGGGTCGACGACTGGGACCGCGAACAGACCGCGCAGCCCGTCGAGTTGACCGCCGGCGAGTCCTACGACATCAAGGTCGAGTACTTCGAGCACTACGGCGGCTCCAACCTCCACCTGCGCTGGGTCCAGCCGGGCGGAACCAAGGAGGCCGTTCCGCAGTCGGCGTTCCGGCTGCCCGAGGGCTACGACTACGACGGCCCCCTCGCGACCACCGTCCTCGCCACCGGCCGCACCCTGAAGCTCGACTTCGCCCAGCCCCTCGCCGCACCTCCGGCCGCGCTCACCGACCACTTCCAGGCGGTGATCGGCGGCGCCAAGTGGCCCTTGGGCACGGCGAAACCGGACCCGGAAGACCCCCGTGTCCTGCTCGTCACCCTCGCCGAACCCGTCGTGGGCAACAGGACCGGCACCGCGCCCGGCACAGCCGACCTCCGCTACGACGGCGAAGGCGGGCTCACCAGTGCCGACGGCAACGTTGTCAGCGCGTTCTGGAGCAGCGGACCCAATCGCTCGATGTACGAACTGCGCACGAAGTGGGCCGACGAGGTGGGACCGGACAACGCCCATCCCGAGTACCCGCGCCCGCAGTTGACCCGTGACGACTGGCGGAACCTCAACGGCCGCTGGCAGTTCGCCGCCGCCGAGGCCGGTGAACAGCCGCCGGTGGGCAGGAACCTGGCCGAGCGCATCCTCGTCCCGTACCCCGTGGAGTCACAGCTCTCCGGCCTGGAACGACACGAGGACCGCATGTGGTACCGCCGCACCTTCACCGTCCCGGCCGACTGGCGCATCGGCTCCGGCAAGCGCCTCCAGCTCAACTTCGGGGCGGTCGACTGGCGGTCCGAGGTGTACGTCAACGGGAGCAAGGTCGCCGAACACACCGGCGGCTACGACAAGTTCGGCGCCGACATCACCCACGCGCTGAAGCCCGGCCGCACCCAGGAACTGATCGTCGGCGTGTACGACCCCACCGACGCGGCCGACGGCGAGAACCCGCCCCTCGGCAAGCAGCGTCTCGACCCGAGCGGTATCTGGTACACCCCGTCCTCCGGGATCTGGCAGACCGTCTGGATGGAGCCGGTCGCCCCCGACCACGTCGGCTCCCTCGAACTGACCCCCGACGTCTCCGCCGACCGGCTGACGGTCGAGGCACAGGGTGTCCGGGACGGCGTACCGATCACGGCGACGGCGTACGACGGAAAGCGGAAGGTCGCGACGGCCCGCGGGCGCACCGGCGGACCGCTGACCCTGACCGTCGAGAACCCGCGCCTGTGGTCGCCGGACGATCCGTTCCTGTACGGCCTGAAGGTGACCGTCGGTGCCGATCGCGTCGGCAGCTACTTCGGGATGCGCTCCATCACCGTCGAGAACGTCAACGGCACCCCGCGCACCGTCCTCAACGGCGAGCCCGTCTTCATGATGGCCACCCTCGACCAGGGCTTCTGGCCCGACGGCCTGCACACCGCGCCCACCGACGAAGCCCTGGCGTACGACCTGAAGGTGCACAAGAAGCTCGGCTTCAACGCCGTGCGCAAGCACATCAAGGTCGAGCCCGACCGCTGGTTCTACTGGGCCGACCGGCTGGGCCTGATGGTGTGGCAGGACATGCCCGCGATGACCGCGGGGGTGAATCCGGGTCCCGCCGCCCGCGCCGAGTACGAGCTCGAGATGAAGCAGATGATCGACGAGCACATCAGCAGTCCGTCGGTCGTCATGTGGGTGACCTTCAACGAGGGCTGGGGCCAGTACGACATCGGCCGGATCGCCGAACAGGCGAAGGCCTGGGACCCGACCCGCCTGGTCAACAACCAGTCGGGCCTCAACCTCGGCGCCGACGGCAACGCCGGCGACATCATGGACGAGCACGGCTATCCCAGTCCCGCCCTGCCGGCTCACCCGGACGGCAGACGCGCCCTGGTCAGCGGCGAGTACGGTGGCCTGGGCCTGGCGGTTCCCGGGCACGCCTGGTCCGTCCAGCAGTCGTACGTCGACGTCGATCCGGCGACCTACACCGACGACTATCTGGCCAGGCTCGACGAGGTGCGGGCCCTGGCCTGCCGGGGCGGCAACGGGGCCGTCTACACCCAGATCACGGACGTCGAGGGTGAGCTGAACGGGCTGCTCACCTACGACCGCAAGGTCCTCAAACCGGACGCCGAGCGGGTCAGGGCCGCGCACCGAGCCCTGATCCGGGACGCGTCCCGGGCGATGCCGGCGGGGTGTGCGGCAACCGACGGATGA
- a CDS encoding DMT family transporter: MSALALSVLLSLVSAVAYAGGAIVQEQVAVSHPDEQFAPLRRPSWWAAVALNGLGGLLHVVALAYGPLSLVQPLGALTIVFALPMAALFVGRRAGATAWRGAIMATVGLAGLLSLVGASDAQSLSAAQRVFAGLVTAAAVVALMIAGRAAHRHPVVRSVLLATASGIAFGMSSVFTKTVAVDWSGGVSGADLPSLAAIGVLATAGLMLSQASYRGAGLAAPLATLTVVNPVVAAAVGITMFGETFRYGTTGTALALSCGVVAAGGLILLTTERIQRTHAEPEPAAPVLDGEGGFVPAPAEEPAAALLREAVLVDEVAALREEMLVPAPAASAAAEAALPDGTSDELLEKLGDEPPAYYGPFYGAAYIPVPVLDRHRTRVKS, from the coding sequence ATGAGTGCCCTCGCGTTGTCCGTGCTCCTCTCCCTCGTCTCCGCCGTCGCCTACGCGGGCGGAGCGATCGTGCAGGAACAGGTCGCGGTGTCGCACCCGGACGAGCAGTTCGCACCGCTGCGCCGGCCGAGCTGGTGGGCGGCGGTCGCGCTGAACGGCCTCGGTGGACTGCTGCACGTGGTGGCGCTCGCCTACGGCCCCCTCAGCCTGGTCCAGCCGCTGGGCGCCCTGACGATCGTGTTCGCACTGCCGATGGCCGCGCTGTTCGTCGGCCGCAGGGCCGGAGCCACCGCCTGGCGGGGCGCGATCATGGCGACGGTGGGTCTGGCCGGTCTGCTCTCCCTGGTCGGCGCGTCCGACGCACAGTCCCTGAGCGCGGCTCAGCGAGTGTTCGCCGGTCTGGTGACGGCCGCCGCGGTGGTCGCGCTGATGATCGCGGGCCGGGCCGCGCACCGGCACCCGGTGGTGCGCAGCGTGCTGCTCGCGACCGCGTCCGGCATAGCGTTCGGTATGTCCTCCGTGTTCACCAAGACGGTCGCCGTCGACTGGAGCGGTGGCGTGTCGGGGGCGGACCTGCCCTCGCTGGCCGCGATCGGCGTCCTGGCGACGGCCGGGCTGATGCTGTCGCAGGCGTCCTACCGCGGCGCCGGTCTCGCGGCCCCGCTGGCGACGCTGACGGTCGTGAACCCGGTGGTGGCGGCAGCGGTCGGCATCACGATGTTCGGAGAAACCTTCCGCTACGGCACCACGGGTACCGCGCTCGCCCTGAGCTGCGGTGTGGTGGCGGCCGGCGGCCTGATCCTGCTGACGACGGAGCGGATCCAGCGCACCCACGCCGAGCCGGAGCCCGCGGCGCCCGTCCTCGACGGCGAGGGCGGCTTCGTCCCGGCACCCGCCGAGGAGCCGGCGGCGGCCCTCCTGCGCGAGGCCGTACTCGTCGACGAGGTCGCCGCCCTGCGCGAGGAGATGCTCGTCCCGGCCCCCGCAGCCTCGGCGGCCGCCGAGGCGGCACTGCCGGACGGCACCTCCGACGAGCTCCTGGAGAAGCTGGGCGACGAGCCCCCGGCGTACTACGGCCCCTTCTACGGCGCCGCGTACATCCCGGTGCCGGTCCTGGACCGGCACCGCACCCGTGTCAAATCCTGA
- the gndA gene encoding NADP-dependent phosphogluconate dehydrogenase, translating into MSTTAQIGVTGLAVMGRNLARNFARNGYTVALHNRTASRTHALVEEFGSEGDFIAAETAKEFVAALERPRRLVIMVKAGEPTDAVIQEFAPLLEPGDMIIDGGNAHFADTRRRERDLREQGIHFVGMGVSGGEEGALHGPSIMPGGPRESYDSLGPMLEKISAKAADGAPCVTHVGPDGAGHFVKMVHNGIEYADMQLIGEAYQLLRDVAGYSPAQIADIFRTWNTGRLDSYLIEITAEVLSHVDAATGKPFVDVVVDQAEQKGTGRWTVQIALDLGVPVSGIAEAVFARSLSGHAELREASRGLAGPKASPLSEAEAGAFADRVEQALYASKIVSYTQGFHEIAAAREEYDWDIDLGAVSAIWRGGCIIRAAFLDRIRSAYDTRADLPSLLSDDTFAQEIADAQDDWREVIIAATRQGVPTPGFAAALAYYDALRAERLPAALTQGQRDFFGAHTYRRTDRDGSFHTLWGGDRSEVTG; encoded by the coding sequence ATGAGCACAACAGCGCAGATCGGCGTCACGGGCCTCGCGGTCATGGGCCGCAACCTGGCCCGCAACTTCGCCCGCAACGGCTATACGGTCGCCCTGCACAACCGGACCGCGTCGCGCACGCACGCCCTGGTCGAGGAGTTCGGCAGCGAGGGCGACTTCATCGCGGCCGAGACCGCCAAGGAGTTCGTGGCCGCGCTGGAGCGGCCGCGCCGGCTGGTCATCATGGTGAAGGCCGGTGAGCCGACCGATGCGGTGATCCAGGAGTTCGCGCCGCTGCTCGAGCCCGGCGACATGATCATCGACGGCGGCAACGCGCACTTCGCGGACACCCGGCGCCGGGAGCGGGACCTGCGCGAGCAGGGCATCCACTTCGTCGGCATGGGCGTCTCCGGCGGCGAGGAGGGCGCGCTGCACGGACCGAGCATCATGCCGGGCGGCCCGAGGGAGTCGTACGACTCTCTCGGCCCGATGCTGGAGAAGATCTCCGCGAAGGCGGCGGACGGGGCGCCCTGCGTGACGCACGTCGGTCCCGACGGAGCCGGGCACTTCGTGAAGATGGTCCACAACGGCATCGAGTACGCCGACATGCAACTCATCGGCGAGGCGTACCAGTTGCTGCGGGACGTGGCCGGATACTCCCCCGCCCAGATCGCTGACATCTTCCGCACCTGGAACACGGGCCGGCTGGACTCGTACCTGATCGAGATCACGGCCGAGGTGCTCTCCCACGTGGACGCGGCGACGGGCAAGCCGTTCGTGGACGTCGTGGTGGACCAGGCGGAGCAGAAGGGCACGGGCCGCTGGACCGTGCAGATCGCCCTGGACCTGGGTGTCCCCGTGTCGGGCATCGCGGAGGCGGTCTTCGCGCGGTCCCTGTCGGGTCACGCGGAGCTGCGGGAGGCGTCCCGCGGTCTCGCCGGGCCCAAGGCGTCCCCGCTGTCGGAGGCGGAGGCCGGGGCCTTCGCGGACCGTGTCGAGCAGGCGCTGTACGCCTCGAAGATCGTGTCGTACACGCAGGGCTTCCACGAGATCGCGGCCGCCCGTGAGGAGTACGACTGGGACATCGACCTGGGTGCCGTCTCGGCGATCTGGCGCGGCGGCTGCATCATCCGCGCGGCCTTCCTCGACCGCATCCGGTCCGCTTACGACACCCGCGCGGACCTGCCCAGCCTGCTCTCCGACGACACCTTCGCCCAGGAGATCGCCGACGCCCAGGACGACTGGCGCGAGGTCATCATCGCGGCGACCCGCCAGGGTGTGCCGACGCCCGGCTTCGCGGCGGCGCTGGCCTACTACGACGCGCTGCGCGCCGAGCGGCTGCCTGCGGCGCTCACGCAGGGGCAGCGGGACTTCTTCGGGGCGCACACGTACCGGCGCACGGACCGCGACGGTTCCTTCCACACGCTGTGGGGCGGTGACCGGTCCGAGGTGACGGGCTGA
- a CDS encoding IucA/IucC family C-terminal-domain containing protein, with amino-acid sequence MDLDPDLAALRPLGAFFVLRTIGGTSGTARPALPTLAQVYEHQASEVYGNTLTFRVRKVARALRAPEPRIAASIAQQGLAARLWSVALGCAALYGRIPDLSPRRLHWDPDASAPDDLWLDAVEPLPADAGTIADVVLHGHLEPLTAALHAEYRLATGLLWGNAASALAGAARQLGHRPDLSARARDLASELLAHPLLAGTGTLTGTAFRRLSCCLYYRVPEGGVCGDCCFTRAPRPSPRGASG; translated from the coding sequence GTGGACCTGGACCCTGATCTCGCGGCGCTGCGACCGCTCGGCGCCTTCTTCGTACTACGGACGATCGGCGGCACTTCCGGGACAGCGCGCCCGGCGCTGCCGACCCTCGCACAAGTCTACGAGCACCAGGCGTCGGAAGTTTATGGAAATACCCTGACTTTCCGAGTCCGGAAGGTCGCCCGCGCCCTGCGCGCCCCCGAACCCCGGATCGCGGCCTCCATCGCCCAACAGGGCCTCGCGGCCCGGCTGTGGTCGGTGGCGCTCGGCTGCGCGGCCCTGTACGGCCGGATCCCCGACCTGTCGCCGCGTCGGCTGCACTGGGACCCCGACGCGAGCGCCCCGGACGACCTGTGGCTGGATGCCGTGGAGCCTCTGCCGGCCGATGCCGGGACCATCGCCGACGTCGTCCTGCACGGCCACCTCGAACCGCTCACGGCGGCGCTGCACGCCGAGTACCGGCTCGCCACCGGACTGCTGTGGGGCAACGCAGCCTCGGCCCTCGCGGGCGCCGCCCGTCAGCTGGGCCACCGTCCCGACCTCTCCGCCCGCGCCCGTGACCTGGCCTCGGAACTCCTCGCCCACCCCCTCCTCGCCGGGACCGGCACGCTCACCGGCACCGCTTTCCGCCGCCTCAGCTGCTGTCTGTACTACCGGGTGCCGGAAGGTGGCGTATGTGGTGACTGTTGCTTCACACGAGCCCCGCGCCCTTCCCCGCGCGGCGCATCTGGGTGA
- a CDS encoding wax ester/triacylglycerol synthase family O-acyltransferase, translating to MTSDLLAPLDLAFWNMESAEHPMHLGALGVFTAHSPTAGAHAADLLAGRAAAVPGLRMRIRDVWPLGFPYAFGGAARVPDPDFDPLRHVLLHAPTADFHTEAGRLMQRPLDRERPPWEAHVLPGEDGVSFAVLFKFHHALADGLRALTLAAAVLDPMDLPVRKPRPAEPAKALLPDVRKLPGLVRSAVSDLGRALDIGASVALSCVGVSSSAALVSEPSGTRRTAGVVVDLDDVHRVRKTRGGTVNDVLIAVVAGALRRWLDERGDGSAGVAPRALIPVSKRRPRTAHPQGNRLSGYLMRLPVGDPDPLGRLDTVRMAMDRNKDAGSNRGAGAVALLADHVPALGHRLGGPLAGQGARLWFDILVTSVPLPGIGLKLGGNPVTEVYPFAPLARGQSLAVAISTYRGQVHYGLVADAEAVPDLDLFARALSEEVKELLAACGS from the coding sequence TTGACTTCTGACCTGCTCGCCCCTCTCGACCTGGCGTTCTGGAACATGGAATCCGCCGAGCACCCGATGCACCTGGGAGCGCTCGGCGTCTTCACGGCACACTCGCCCACCGCCGGCGCGCACGCGGCCGATCTGCTCGCGGGCCGGGCCGCCGCCGTGCCCGGCCTCAGGATGCGGATCCGGGACGTGTGGCCGCTCGGCTTCCCGTACGCCTTCGGGGGAGCCGCCCGCGTACCCGACCCGGACTTCGACCCGCTCCGCCACGTCCTGCTGCACGCCCCGACGGCGGACTTCCACACCGAGGCCGGCCGGCTCATGCAGCGGCCGCTCGACCGCGAACGGCCGCCGTGGGAGGCGCATGTGCTGCCGGGGGAGGACGGGGTCTCCTTCGCCGTGCTCTTCAAGTTCCACCACGCCCTGGCCGACGGACTGCGGGCCCTGACGCTCGCCGCCGCGGTCCTGGACCCGATGGACCTGCCCGTGCGCAAGCCGCGCCCCGCGGAGCCCGCGAAGGCCCTGCTCCCGGACGTGCGCAAGCTGCCCGGGCTCGTCCGGTCCGCCGTCTCCGACCTGGGCCGCGCCCTCGACATCGGCGCGTCCGTCGCCCTGTCCTGCGTGGGTGTGAGCTCCTCGGCCGCCCTCGTGTCCGAGCCGAGCGGCACCCGCCGCACCGCCGGAGTCGTCGTCGACCTCGACGACGTGCACCGCGTCCGCAAGACCCGGGGCGGCACCGTCAACGACGTCCTGATCGCCGTTGTCGCGGGCGCGCTGCGCCGCTGGCTGGACGAGCGGGGGGACGGCAGTGCGGGCGTGGCGCCCCGCGCCCTGATCCCCGTCTCCAAGCGCCGTCCGCGCACCGCGCACCCGCAGGGCAACCGGCTCTCCGGGTACCTGATGCGGCTTCCGGTCGGCGACCCCGACCCGCTGGGCCGCCTGGACACGGTCCGCATGGCCATGGACCGCAACAAGGACGCCGGCTCCAACCGCGGCGCGGGCGCCGTCGCCCTGCTCGCCGACCACGTCCCGGCCCTCGGCCACCGCCTCGGCGGGCCCCTGGCCGGTCAGGGCGCCCGGCTCTGGTTCGACATCCTCGTCACCAGCGTCCCGCTGCCCGGCATCGGCCTGAAGCTCGGCGGCAACCCGGTCACCGAGGTCTACCCCTTCGCCCCGCTCGCCCGCGGCCAGTCCCTCGCGGTCGCGATCTCGACGTACCGGGGACAGGTCCACTACGGCCTCGTGGCGGACGCCGAAGCCGTGCCTGACCTGGACCTCTTCGCCCGGGCGCTGTCCGAGGAGGTGAAGGAACTGCTGGCTGCCTGCGGTTCTTGA
- the glgA gene encoding glycogen synthase, which yields MRVGLLTREYPPDVYGGAGVHVEFLARELRSLVDLDVHCWGEVSAKERAAGVIRHRPWSALDTANDALRTFSVDLSMAAGLEGRELIHSHTWYANLAGHLGKLLHGIPHVMTAHSLEPLRPWKAEQLGGGYALSSWAERTAIETADAVIAVSGAMREDILGCYPALDPAKVHIVHNGIDTALYRPDHGTDVLDRIGLDRDRPFVLFVGRITRQKGVPHLMRAVRDIDPAAQVVLCAGAPDTPEIDREFRELFEELSRVREGVHWIPQMLPRPEVIQLLTHAAVFVCPSVYEPLGIVNLEAMACGTPVVASRVGGIPEVVDDGRTGLLVTVDDAFETGLARALDSVIGDPETARRMGEAGRERAVGEFGWDAVARRTVRLYEEILKQAY from the coding sequence GTGCGTGTGGGCCTGCTGACCCGGGAGTACCCGCCGGACGTGTACGGCGGTGCCGGTGTCCATGTCGAGTTCCTCGCCCGGGAGTTGAGGTCCCTCGTCGACCTGGACGTGCACTGCTGGGGCGAGGTGTCGGCCAAGGAGAGAGCGGCGGGCGTGATCCGGCACCGGCCCTGGTCCGCGCTCGACACCGCCAACGACGCGCTGCGCACCTTCTCCGTGGACCTCTCCATGGCCGCGGGCCTCGAAGGCCGCGAACTGATCCACTCGCACACCTGGTACGCCAATCTCGCCGGCCACCTCGGCAAGCTGCTGCACGGCATCCCGCACGTGATGACCGCCCACTCCCTGGAGCCCCTGCGCCCCTGGAAGGCCGAGCAGCTCGGCGGCGGGTACGCCCTCTCCAGCTGGGCCGAGCGCACCGCGATCGAGACCGCCGACGCGGTGATCGCCGTGTCGGGAGCCATGCGCGAGGACATCCTCGGCTGCTATCCGGCGCTGGATCCGGCCAAGGTCCACATCGTGCACAACGGCATCGACACCGCCCTGTACCGGCCCGACCACGGCACCGACGTACTGGACCGGATCGGACTGGACCGTGATCGTCCGTTCGTGCTGTTCGTCGGCCGTATCACCCGCCAGAAGGGCGTGCCGCACCTGATGCGCGCGGTCCGGGACATCGACCCGGCCGCGCAGGTCGTGCTGTGCGCGGGCGCGCCGGACACTCCCGAGATCGACCGTGAGTTCCGTGAGCTCTTCGAGGAGCTGAGCCGGGTCCGCGAGGGCGTCCACTGGATCCCGCAGATGCTGCCGCGCCCCGAGGTGATCCAGCTCCTGACCCACGCGGCCGTCTTCGTCTGCCCCTCGGTGTACGAACCCCTCGGCATCGTCAACCTGGAGGCGATGGCCTGCGGAACCCCCGTGGTGGCCTCACGGGTCGGCGGTATCCCGGAGGTCGTGGACGACGGCAGGACCGGCCTGCTCGTCACCGTGGACGACGCGTTCGAGACGGGCCTCGCCAGGGCACTCGACTCCGTGATCGGCGATCCGGAGACCGCGCGGCGGATGGGCGAGGCGGGACGTGAGCGCGCGGTGGGCGAGTTCGGCTGGGATGCCGTCGCGCGGCGCACGGTCCGGCTCTACGAGGAGATCCTCAAACAGGCGTACTAG